In Lycium barbarum isolate Lr01 chromosome 9, ASM1917538v2, whole genome shotgun sequence, the DNA window TTTCgtgaagatggtgcacaagattagGATGCGAAGATTCAAATTTTGGACTGATGTTCTCATCAGGGGAGTTAATACGCgatgtactcttttttccttaaccaaggttttgtttcaattggtttttctggtaaggtttttaatgaggcaactaaAATGAGTATTATTAGAaatgtgcactctttttccttcactagaattttttatatcgatttttttcttttctagtaaggttttaatgagacacattatctatcaaatagacatccaaggcggagtgttataaatattatttataactgtagatgtctatctttaggaaaAAAATTAGGATTAGTAACTTTGAGATCAAGTCAATTTTCTTCTATAAATATATAGGTTCTCTTTCATTATAAATTCATCCTCTAAGAGAAATAAGAATTCTCCTCTCCctataatattatattatttttctaACTTTACTATTTTATAACAAAAAACATGTTATAAGTGGGCTATAAATCCTTTCTCCAGTAAATATTCAGTCGGCTCCACACTTCATAATTACCAAATCCAATTTTCCAACCCATATAAACCCCCCTCCTCGCCCTCTCCATACGCGGCGCACGGTATCATCGATTACCCTAAAATCACAGAATGGCAACTCGTCCTCCATTGAAAACCTGCGATCTGGAAATCACCATCGTCTCCGCCAAGCACCTGAAGAATGTGAATTGGCATCACGGTGATCTCAAACCCTATGTCATCTTTTGGGTCGACCCGGATCAACGTCGCGCCACACAAGCCGATGATTCGGGCAATACCCGACCCGTTTGGAACGAGCGATTCGTCCTCCATCTTCCTCATTTCTCTCCTCCTCAGGATAATATTCTCACTCTCGAGATCTTCCATTCAAAACCTTCAGAGACTCCCAAACCCTTAGTCGGTACACTTAGGGTTCCATTGAAGGAAGTGGACGATTCCAACAAAGTCAGGACTTTTGAGCTCCGACGACCCTCCGGTCGTCCTCATGGTAAGATCCGACTCAAGCTCGCTATTCGCGAATCTCCAACTCAAGATTACCAAATACCCCCTCCTTCTAGCTATTATTACCCTCCTCCTCCCCCTTCCTATAGAACAACAacatttccttcttctccataCCCTTCACACCCTCCTCCTCCACCTGCTTCTCCATCACCACCGCCTACTTCTTATCCATACGGAGGATACTCTGATCCATATGCTAGTTACTACCCTGGGGGGTATTACTCTCAGCCTCCCCCTCCTCCACGACCATTTGTTGACCGGCAATCTAGCTATGGCGGTATGGGGTCGAGGCCGAGCGCACCTGTTGATTATCCTCCTTATGATCAAAAGCGTAGTGGAAAGATGGGAGGAGTGGGCTCCGGATTGGCAGTTGGAGCAGTGGCTGGTGCAGTTGGAGGATTGGCATTAGGGGAAGGAATCAAGTACGAGGAAGACAAGATTGCAGAGAGAGTTGAAAACAACATAGCACCCAGGGATGATTACAGCAATTACAGtgttgaatattgatatgtttCTTACTGGATGAGCTTCTACACTAATGGGTAATCTTGTGTTATTTTACTGTTTGATGGTGTATTTGTATATAAAGGTTGTTCATTTTCAATGAATTCCTTGTCTTAATGGTGGTTTGAAGATGAATTATGTTAATTCAGCTGCGTAAGGTTGTTGGCCGTTTAAAGTTTCTTCTATGAAGGACTCTACTGGTATATATGTAATTCTACTAAAGAATAAGTTTACTTATGAAAATTGCCCAAACTATGGATGTCCTCGTAATATTTTGCTTCATGGCTTCTGTTTGAGGTTAGTCAGCAGTGAACTTGAACAATCTAAATACTccatctatcccaatttatgtgatgtagTTTGACTGGACACGGAGTTTTAAGATCTAAAACAAGACTTCTGAATCTTGAggtctaaaacaagccaaagATATTTGTACGGTCATAAATCATCTAGTTAAGCATCAAAGGCAAAGCTTAAAGTACAATTATTGTCAAATAAGGAAATATGTCATCCTTTTGGGgattgactaaaaaggaaagtaaagtgtcatataaattgggacacagGGAATAGCTTCTTTGGTTGTCTGTTAGTTTATTCCCTGTTCTTTCTTTGTATTTGTTGGACCTGATTACTTGCAAAGAAAACatgagttcaagaaacatgaacaTGTATCTTTCATGGGAAACATGAATGTTATTTTTCCTGATAAGTTCATGGTAAACAAGAATCTTGTGAAGCTAAGAGTGATAGCTCAGCATTGAAGGGTGGTCGAATTGTGTCTGAAGTGCAACAAGTTCGATTCCCGTGGCTCCCATCTGCTTactttttaaaaacattttttttttttttttgagtttgtcAATCTTTAACTGTAGAGCTGTTCTTGTACCTAGGTTGGATTGCATCTTCGAAGTAAATTAACTATGGTGCTGTAAGTTTTAGGAGTCCAGAATACACCTGTTTAGGACCTAGGAAGTCCAAAACTACTAATTTCTGGTTGATAggcgaaattttttttttttttagctgttTGCTCACTGCTGTATCTGACATATCCGACTAATTTTCCATGTTCTCATTTGATGATATTAATTGTATGTTCAATAATAGTATGAAATTCTGTGTTTTACTATTAACCTTTGTGCTTCAGAGGATAGACTGCTGTTTGATTTGATATTCTATGGGTCAAGTGTAGGAGTTTAGGGATCAGCTACATTGTCTTGCTATTTACTAATAGGTGAAGGTTCGGATATTCGCCTGGCtgttataaaaaaaaacattagttGGTTTGAGAGTGGCTAATGGTTGGATTTACAATAGGaggatcaagtacttgaaagGATTATATGCCATCTAATTCTAGATTCTATGAGTTAGTTATAACTAAGCTGTGTTGCCATTGACTTATAGGTTCCGTGTCATTTGGAGGTTCGTATTTTGCCTTCCGCTCTGCACCtgttttaaaaataggttctgtGCCATTCGGAGGTTTGTATTTTGCCTTTCACGCGACTCCTTTTTCTTAACTTTAGCTGTTTTTTGAATGATTGAGAGTGGTTAATGCAAGAATTTATGTAATGAGGACCAAATTGAAGGACAATTTCTCTGTTAACTTCAAAGTCAAGAATATATCTCGTCAAGAACAGCAGTCCAGATAAACATACAAAGTGGGTTCACTTCTTGTTAACTCAAACTCCTAAACATTTATCTTCAAACAATGCATTAAATGGATAGAGAACTTGCAGAGATGATTTGAAGTAACTTGGAACTTCTCGATATAGTGTTAAGACGCTTACTAATGGCAGCATTTACCATTCGTGCTTGGCTTAACCAAAATCACCTTTATTGTCATAGTTCTCTATTTGTTTTTTTTCCCTCTCAGTGAGTTTGATATATCTAATCCATAGCTCTATTGTTTGTCTACTCCAAAATGTGACGTCTGTGGATCACATTGGATATTGTAAAGATGTGACTTGTCATAATAATTTATGAAGAGTGGTTATGTAATCAGACTGC includes these proteins:
- the LOC132608850 gene encoding protein SRC2 homolog, which translates into the protein MATRPPLKTCDLEITIVSAKHLKNVNWHHGDLKPYVIFWVDPDQRRATQADDSGNTRPVWNERFVLHLPHFSPPQDNILTLEIFHSKPSETPKPLVGTLRVPLKEVDDSNKVRTFELRRPSGRPHGKIRLKLAIRESPTQDYQIPPPSSYYYPPPPPSYRTTTFPSSPYPSHPPPPPASPSPPPTSYPYGGYSDPYASYYPGGYYSQPPPPPRPFVDRQSSYGGMGSRPSAPVDYPPYDQKRSGKMGGVGSGLAVGAVAGAVGGLALGEGIKYEEDKIAERVENNIAPRDDYSNYSVEY